DNA from Thioclava sp. GXIMD2076:
AGCGTCCGATGTCACGTATTCTTAGTTTTATTACTGCATTGACGTGAATAAGCGAGCCTGCCCCGAAGTGCCAGTTGATCCTGCGACAAAATTGCGCAATACCTTGGGCCGGCCCACGACTAAATTGTAATTCCTAGCCAACGAGGTCGCATGAGACGCCTTCGCAAAGTAAAGATCGTCGCCACTCTGGGCCCTGCATCTTCCGATTATGAAACCATTCGCGGTCTGTTCGAAGCCGGAGCCGATGTGTTCCGCCTGAACATGAGCCACGGGACGCATGACGAGCAGCGCGCGCGCTACGACATCATCCGTCAGGTTGAAGAAGATCTGGGGCGCCCGATCGCCGTGCTGGCGGACCTTCAGGGTCCCAAGCTCCGCGTCGGGGTGTTCGCAGAGGGGTCGGAAGATCTCGTGGAGGGCGATGCCTTCCGTCTAGATCTCGACGAGACCGCCGGGGACAAGACCCGCGTCTGTCTGCCCCATCCCGAAATTTTTGCAGCTCTCGAGGCTGGCACCACGCTTTTGGTCAATGACGGCAAGATCCGCCTGAAGGTCGAGAAATGCGGTCCGGATTTCGCCGATTGCACCGTGACAGTGGGAGGGACCATCTCCAACCGCAAGGGCGTGAACGTGCCGGATGTGGTTCTGCCGATCCCCGCATTGTCGCCCAAGGACAAGAAAGATCTGGAATTCGCCTGCCAGCTGGGCGCCGACTGGCTCGCGCTCAGCTTCGTGCAGCGTGCCGATGACGTGCTCGAGGCGAGAGCCATGGCGCAGGGCCGTGCTCTCATTCTGTCCAAGATCGAGAAACCGGCCGCCGTGAAAGCCTATGACGAGATCCTTGAGGTCTCCGACGGGATCATGGTCGCGCGGGGTGACCTTGGCGTCGA
Protein-coding regions in this window:
- the pyk gene encoding pyruvate kinase, coding for MRRLRKVKIVATLGPASSDYETIRGLFEAGADVFRLNMSHGTHDEQRARYDIIRQVEEDLGRPIAVLADLQGPKLRVGVFAEGSEDLVEGDAFRLDLDETAGDKTRVCLPHPEIFAALEAGTTLLVNDGKIRLKVEKCGPDFADCTVTVGGTISNRKGVNVPDVVLPIPALSPKDKKDLEFACQLGADWLALSFVQRADDVLEARAMAQGRALILSKIEKPAAVKAYDEILEVSDGIMVARGDLGVELPVQNVPPIQKKLVRKARAAAKPVIVATQMLESMIESPMPTRAEVSDVATAIYEGADAVMLSAESAAGRYPIEAVKTMNNVAEQVEGDSTYREVINSSRTFTAARRQTVADGIVAAAREIAETTDIAAISCYTQTGTSVRLVARERPQVPIVALSPVTKTLRKICLTWGVHAIKSEEVGRFKMAVVNAVRAVRDVGLAEETDQIVVVAGVPFNVEGTTNILRVAPCDERQIFRTEPE